The nucleotide window GGTGATGGCACATATCTTGTAGATTTTATGATAACAGGAACAACTGAACAACCACTTGATTTCACTTTAAGTCAAGCTTGGAAGAAAGTTAATTTGTGGGATTTAGCCGATTTTCAGATTGGCCGAAATGTTTTATCATATGGAAGAATTTGTACTTCCCGTGGTTCCAGAAATCTTCAGATTCAACCTTTACATGTAGCACCAGTTGTCTGGAGTTTCAAGCTTCATAAACAATTAGGAAAAATTCATCTTTATTCAGATGCTGTCTGGCCACAAGTTGGTTTAGCAGATGCTGCTGGAAGATTGGCTTATGAATCAGATAAATTGACCATCGGTGCTTCCGGAGTTATGGGACATTTATCAGAATGGTTTAAAGAAGATGGTACAACAGAAGGAGCTTGGGCTTTCGATATTGATTTTGTACTGGCAAATTTTTTAAGAGTTTCAGGACAATTTAGTAGAGAACGCGTTGGCAGCGAAGATAACTATTATGTAATCGCCAGTTATGATCCTGGTTTTGAGATGCCATACATGGGTAAAAGAATTGGCCGTGTTATTTACGGTGAATGGAGACCTTACTTTGGCATGATAACCAGAAATGGTGATGATGATGGAGAAGGAATGGGAGATAGTAATATGTTTGGCGGTATAAACTACCAATCATTTGAAAAATCTTATATGAAGTTTGAAGTAAATATCGATTCTAATGATGATATCGATCCTACATTCCTAGTACAATTGGGTTATAAATTCTAAAGAAAAAATAATATAGATTAAAAGGTCATGTTTGTTCATGACCTTTTTTTATTTCAAAAAATTATCTATCAGATCGTTCCGATCATATTTTCTTAAAATTTCAATTATATATTTTTTATTACTTGGTTCAAACCATTGGACTAAAGCTTTTCTCAGCCTAATTTTTCTTCCTCTGGGAATATCAATGTTTCTTCCTTCCATGTCCATTTCTGTATAGTACATAGTAGTGCTCAATGACATTGGAGTAGGAGTAAATTCCTGAATCTGTTTTAGTTTTATGTTATTTTTCTTTAGATAAACAGCTAATTCTAATATATCTTCAAACGTTTCACCAGGATGGCCAATAATAATATAAGGAACAATAAATTGTTTCTTACCAATTTTCTTGTTATAAATTCTAAATAATTTTCCGAATTTTTCATACAATTCAAAAGTTGCTTTATTCATCAAATCAAGAACTTTGCTGCTTTTATGTTCAGGAGCAAGTTTCAATAAGCCCTGCACATGATTATCCGATATTCTTTCTATAAACTTCGAATCTTCTAAAGCAAGATCAAAACGGATTCCAGAAGAAACATAAACATTATTCACCTTATTCAATTCCAGGCATTCTTTCAAAACATTTGCATATTGGTCATGTGAAGAATTCAGATTTTCACAAATCTGTGGGAAAAGACAGGAATTCCTTTTACATATTTCGCTGATATCAAGCTTGCAGTACATGCCATACATATTTGCCGAAGGACCACCAATATCCGAGATCGTTCCTTTAAATTCATTATCATTAGAGATTTTTTTAGCTTCTGAAACAATCGATTTTTTGCTTCTTGATTGAATAGTTTTACCTTGATGAAATCCAATTGCACAGAAACTGCAGCCGCCAAAACAACCTCGATGAGAAGTGATCGAATCTTTGATTTGAACGAAAGCGGGATTTTTTGATTTTCCATACATCGGATGTGGTTTT belongs to Candidatus Cloacimonadota bacterium and includes:
- a CDS encoding YgiQ family radical SAM protein, whose product is MSYFLPATKEELTRLGWKQLDIIIITGDAYVDHPSFGPILIARYLHSKGFKVGIISQPDWKSDKDFTKLGKPRLFFGVSSGNMDSMVNHYTAQRKIRSNDAYSPDGKMGLRPNRATIVYSQKLRSIYKETPIILGGIEASLRRLPHYDFWSDKVRNSILFDSRADMLVYGMGEMPILEIAERLNNGHRIDELKEIRGTVTSTKKDLGEISFGEFKGQLTKKEFWELYQKFYENNTRKVLSYKFAGKYLLHNKPASPLSKKEIDEIYDLPFIRKPHPMYGKSKNPAFVQIKDSITSHRGCFGGCSFCAIGFHQGKTIQSRSKKSIVSEAKKISNDNEFKGTISDIGGPSANMYGMYCKLDISEICKRNSCLFPQICENLNSSHDQYANVLKECLELNKVNNVYVSSGIRFDLALEDSKFIERISDNHVQGLLKLAPEHKSSKVLDLMNKATFELYEKFGKLFRIYNKKIGKKQFIVPYIIIGHPGETFEDILELAVYLKKNNIKLKQIQEFTPTPMSLSTTMYYTEMDMEGRNIDIPRGRKIRLRKALVQWFEPSNKKYIIEILRKYDRNDLIDNFLK